In a genomic window of Brettanomyces nanus chromosome 1, complete sequence:
- a CDS encoding uncharacterized protein (BUSCO:EOG09344CC7) produces the protein MQLRSSSIHSTKRKVEDERKVVKKAKVVKKAKVVKKAKEEEAKELEEGDMIPRDIVLLNQDSKKVNVLELAKEAHTLVIFVYPRASTPGCTRQAKGFRDEYKELTKDLNATVIGMSADSPKAQTRFKENQKLQYDLLCDPDREFISLLGSKKQPKGTIRSHFIFQNGILRVKKVKIGPEESFTSALEQVKQFVTKK, from the coding sequence ATGCAACTCAGGAGCTCCAGTATTCATTcgacaaaaagaaaggtggaagatgaaaggaaggtggtgaagaaagCTAAGGTCGTAAAAAAGGCGAAGGTCGTGAAAAAGGcgaaggaagaagaggcaaaggaattggaagaaggtGATATGATTCCAAGAGATATTGTATTACTCAATCAAGATTCCAAAAAGGTGAATGTACTAGAATTGGCCAAGGAAGCACATACTTTGGTGATTTTCGTCTATCCACGAGCATCTACACCGGGATGCACGAGACAGGCCAAAGGATTCCGAGATGAATACAAGGAATTAACAAAAGATTTGAATGCCACAGTAATTGGAATGAGTGCAGACTCACCAAAGGCTCAAACACGGTTCAAAGAGAACCAGAAACTACAATACGATTTACTATGTGATCCCGATCGCGAGTTTATCAGCCTTCTTGGAAGCAAGAAGCAACCAAAAGGTACAATTAGATCGCACTTTATTTTCCAGAACGGCATTTTGCGTGTTAAAAAGGTCAAGATCGGCCCTGAAGAAAGCTTTACTAGCGCTTTAGAACAGGTAAAGCAGTTCGTTACTAAAAAATAA
- a CDS encoding uncharacterized protein (EggNog:ENOG41): protein MYVYEPPQYDNRMYPIPAQTIPLQAQQVQPTQPIPASSYKTSVQQQPYLYPQQSGYNYPALPQIRAQQPQQLQPIQQIQNPQSRNNLAYGYDPIMSPTIGGTQPMAADASKRMYGQSPSLDLIQVRKGAVSTSTRRSSSAWPPEDDRLLRELKEEKNLGWREIASYFPHRTLNACQFRWRRLVVGIAKDVKKEIEERTTSEGKKRDVYNFSSNASKDVNSETSKSEEHIGKTSKSLTATKGETKSVTSTHNADTNCDGIDVALEKHSQSTKKRQLAMDEQHESQEAKRIKQIQQAEQKVHATESVPTGKARFDLARLLN from the coding sequence ATGTACGTATATGAACCACCCCAGTATGATAATAGGATGTATCCAATCCCCGCTCAAACTATTCCTTTACAAGCACAGCAAGTGCAACCTACTCAGCCGattcctgcttcttcctaCAAAACATCTGTTCAGCAACAACCCTATTTATATCCTCAGCAGTCTGGCTACAATTATCCTGCCCTACCTCAGATTCGGGCACAACAGCCTCAGCAATTGCAACCTATACAGCAAATTCAAAACCCGCAGTCTCGGAACAATCTGGCCTATGGGTATGATCCTATTATGAGTCCCACAATCGGAGGTACGCAGCCGATGGCTGCAGACGCATCTAAAAGGATGTATGGACAGAGTCCTTCATTGGATCTTATTCAAGTTAGAAAAGGAGCAGTGAGCACTTCGACAAGGAGAAGTTCCAGCGCTTGGCCACCAGAAGATGATCGATTACTAAGGGAACttaaggaagagaaaaaccTGGGATGGAGAGAAATTGCCAGTTATTTCCCCCATAGAACATTGAACGCATGCCAATTtagatggagaagattaGTTGTTGGCATTGCCAAGGACgtgaaaaaagaaatagagGAGAGGACCACATCAGAGGGGAAAAAGCGAGACGTCTACAATTTTAGCTCTAACGCTTCAAAAGATGTGAATAGCGAAACCTCCAAAAGCGAAGAACATATAGGAAAAACGTCCAAATCGTTGACTGCTACTAAGGGAGAAACAAAATCTGTCACGTCCACCCATAATGCTGATACAAATTGTGATGGAATTGATGTAGCTTTAGAAAAGCATAGTCAATCGACCAAGAAGCGTCAATTAGCAATGGACGAGCAGCACGAATCACAAGAAGCAAAAAGAATCAAGCAGATCCAGCAGGCCGAACAGAAAGTACATGCAACCGAATCTGTACCAACTGGCAAGGCAAGATTTGATCTTGCAAGATTGCTTAACTGA
- the RPS5 gene encoding ribosomal protein S5 (BUSCO:EOG09343XA5), with protein sequence MSAVEEPVEKVPVEEAPVEEAPVEEAPVDELVEDVVEELEEEVIAEPEPEFKFVELATPIPKSVQTGAKEIKLFNKWSFEGVTVKDISLADYIQVRQPIFVSHTAGRYANKRFRKAQCPIVERLTNSMMMNGRNNGKKLKAVRIVKHAMEIINVLTDQNPLQVIVDAIVNTGAREDTTRIGSAGAVRRQAVDVSPLRRVDQAISLLTIGAREAAFRNIKTIAECLAEELINAAKGSSTSFAIKKKDELERVAKSNR encoded by the coding sequence ATGTCTGCCGTTGAAGAAccagttgaaaaagttcctgttgaagaagccCCTGTTGAAGAGGCTCCAGTTGAAGAGGCTCCAGTTGATGAGCTTGTTGAGGATGTTGTGGAAGAGctagaagaagaggtcATCGCTGAGCCTGAGCCTGAATTCAAGTTCGTTGAATTGGCTACTCCTATTCCAAAGAGTGTGCAAACGGGTGCCAAGGAAATTAAGCTTTTCAACAAGTGGTCTTTCGAAGGTGTCACCGTCAAGGACATCTCATTGGCCGATTACATCCAGGTCAGACAGCCAATCTTTGTTTCTCACACTGCTGGTAGATATGCAAACAAGAGATTCAGAAAGGCACAATGTCCTATCGTTGAGAGATTGACTAATtccatgatgatgaatggTAGAAACAATGGTAAGAAGCTCAAGGCTGTTAGAATTGTTAAGCATGCCATGGAGATCATTAATGTTCTTACTGACCAGAACCCATTGCAGGTTATTGTCGATGCCATTGTCAATACTGGTGCCAGAGAAGACACTACCCGTATTGGATCTGCTGGTGCTGTTAGAAGACAGGCTGTCGATGTTTCTCCTTTGAGAAGAGTCGATCAGGCTATTTCCTTATTGACCATTGGTGCTAGAGAGGCTGCTTTCAGAAACATCAAGACCATTGCTGAATGTTTGGCTGAGGAGTTGATCAATGCTGCTAAAGGTTCATCTACATCTTTCGctatcaagaagaaggatgagTTGGAGAGAGTTGCCAAATCTAACCGTTAA